One window from the genome of Methylomarinovum caldicuralii encodes:
- a CDS encoding head GIN domain-containing protein, protein MRTHWLSPLLFPLLIAPAAAGTNTGKIVIDGIEYGQGVTRGDHRFATERRRLPCFDHIRLEASIDLEYTPGKRCEVILEGDSNLLPLIETRVTGGGLQIRTRRSFQTDGILRARVTSPDLRALTIQGSGDVYLNGIHSPELSVQVAGSGDIRGEGRVGRLDLTVDGSGDLDLGRLRAEAVKIRLRGSADVTVHASQRLEVDLSGAGDVSYYGHPAQVITHISGAGDVEAMD, encoded by the coding sequence ATGCGTACCCACTGGCTTTCCCCCTTGTTATTTCCGCTGTTGATCGCCCCCGCGGCGGCCGGCACCAATACCGGCAAGATCGTGATCGACGGCATCGAGTACGGCCAAGGGGTCACGCGGGGCGATCACCGCTTTGCCACGGAACGGCGCCGGTTGCCCTGTTTCGATCACATCCGCCTCGAGGCCAGCATCGATCTGGAATATACACCCGGCAAACGGTGCGAAGTCATCCTGGAGGGGGACAGCAATCTGTTACCCCTGATCGAAACCCGGGTGACGGGCGGTGGCCTTCAGATCCGCACCCGCCGATCCTTCCAGACTGATGGCATCCTGCGGGCCCGTGTGACCAGTCCCGATCTTCGGGCACTGACGATTCAGGGCTCAGGAGACGTTTATCTGAACGGCATTCATTCCCCTGAACTGTCCGTACAAGTGGCCGGCAGTGGCGACATTCGCGGGGAAGGCCGGGTCGGACGCCTGGATCTGACCGTCGATGGCAGCGGTGATCTGGATCTGGGGCGGCTGCGGGCCGAAGCAGTAAAAATCCGGCTGCGTGGATCCGCCGATGTGACCGTCCACGCCAGCCAGCGCTTGGAGGTGGATCTATCCGGGGCGGGGGATGTTTCCTACTACGGCCATCCTGCCCAGGTGATCACGCATATTTCGGGAGCCGGGGATGTGGAAGCGATGGACTGA
- a CDS encoding OmpA family protein, translating into MTKKLTHTQWLFRLFALGLTILPPITYGEEVKLFQNPPSAEEMGKLLFPAKAAKPKTRSLAFSPVETQSAPKESIAIALPIQFDFNSATIRDDAKPFLDEIGRMLTMAQFRGERLLIEGHTDAIGPESSNDWLSRQRAKAVKQYLVSHFGIAPDRLRVVGRGEHRPLPGKNPNDPLNRRVELHRIN; encoded by the coding sequence ATGACCAAGAAACTGACTCATACGCAATGGTTATTCCGACTGTTTGCCCTGGGACTTACCATTCTGCCCCCCATCACCTATGGGGAAGAGGTCAAATTGTTCCAGAACCCGCCTTCTGCGGAAGAGATGGGAAAACTGCTCTTCCCTGCAAAAGCCGCCAAACCCAAGACCCGATCCCTGGCTTTCAGTCCGGTGGAAACGCAAAGCGCTCCCAAAGAGTCGATCGCCATCGCTTTGCCGATCCAGTTCGACTTCAACTCCGCCACCATTCGGGATGATGCCAAACCGTTTCTGGATGAAATCGGCCGAATGCTGACCATGGCGCAGTTTCGCGGAGAACGCCTGCTGATCGAAGGACATACCGACGCCATCGGCCCGGAAAGCTCCAACGACTGGCTTTCCCGCCAGCGGGCCAAGGCGGTCAAACAGTATCTGGTCAGCCATTTCGGCATCGCTCCGGACCGGCTGCGCGTGGTTGGCCGCGGGGAACACCGGCCCCTTCCCGGCAAGAATCCCAACGATCCGCTCAATCGCCGGGTCGAACTTCATCGGATAAACTGA
- a CDS encoding autotransporter outer membrane beta-barrel domain-containing protein: MTPDWRQQLLAAYNPLLMEQQALNQTEKTMADVIFEACSQRNEQLEEQLEEQFRNRCNALVGTALDESANPAEVGNALFRVGPEQLLVYGLQATRTMASNINVVNTSVLGRLQTLHAGLDSVRFAGVQLYQDGQPLRGGNAGSEAFGKLGVWLNGSYHLGEVDSTRDVKGFTFKNWSVTAGADYKILESVVVGGAFTYITSDNDFKHKGGESDNDSYIGSLYGSFYPIENLYVDVLGTYGHINFDIDRKISYRLASSTDPDNFDVVNTKAKGDTDGRQWGLTLSTGYNFHWQSVKFTPYARFSYLKLDIDNYRERGGQGWALRFDSQDIESMKSIVGGRLAYAISLPWGVVVPQARGEWHHEFRDPSRTIKASFVGDPLGQKFSIFVPHPDEDYAIFGGDLTATFAQGISAFVGYEALVGYDRISSHRVTLGARVQF, translated from the coding sequence TTGACCCCCGACTGGCGCCAACAGCTCCTCGCTGCTTACAACCCCCTGCTGATGGAACAGCAGGCCCTCAATCAAACCGAAAAGACCATGGCCGACGTGATATTCGAGGCCTGCAGCCAACGCAACGAGCAATTGGAAGAGCAATTGGAAGAGCAATTCCGCAATCGCTGCAATGCCCTGGTCGGCACCGCGCTAGATGAAAGCGCAAATCCTGCGGAAGTGGGCAACGCCCTCTTCCGGGTTGGTCCTGAACAGCTGCTGGTATATGGCCTGCAGGCCACCCGCACCATGGCCAGCAACATCAATGTGGTCAATACTTCGGTCCTGGGACGCCTGCAAACCCTCCACGCCGGTCTGGACTCGGTCCGGTTCGCCGGTGTTCAGCTGTACCAGGACGGTCAGCCTCTGCGCGGCGGCAATGCCGGCAGCGAGGCCTTCGGCAAACTGGGGGTCTGGCTCAATGGTAGCTATCATTTGGGGGAAGTGGACTCCACCCGGGATGTCAAGGGTTTCACTTTCAAAAATTGGAGCGTGACCGCCGGGGCCGACTACAAGATTCTGGAATCCGTGGTCGTGGGGGGCGCCTTCACCTACATCACTTCCGATAACGATTTCAAGCACAAAGGAGGGGAGTCGGACAACGACTCTTATATTGGCTCTCTTTATGGCTCTTTCTACCCCATCGAGAACCTTTACGTGGATGTGTTGGGTACCTACGGCCACATCAATTTCGACATAGACCGCAAGATCAGCTACCGTCTCGCCTCCTCCACCGATCCTGACAACTTCGATGTGGTGAACACCAAGGCCAAGGGTGACACCGACGGCCGCCAGTGGGGCCTGACCCTCAGCACCGGCTACAATTTCCATTGGCAGTCGGTCAAGTTCACGCCTTACGCCCGTTTCAGCTATCTCAAGCTGGACATCGACAACTACCGGGAACGGGGCGGTCAGGGTTGGGCCCTGCGCTTCGACAGTCAGGACATCGAATCGATGAAGAGCATCGTGGGGGGGCGTCTGGCCTATGCCATCAGCCTGCCGTGGGGAGTGGTGGTACCCCAGGCACGGGGGGAATGGCACCATGAATTCCGCGATCCCAGCCGTACCATCAAAGCCAGTTTCGTGGGGGACCCGCTCGGCCAGAAGTTCTCCATATTCGTGCCTCATCCCGATGAAGACTACGCCATCTTCGGAGGCGACCTGACCGCCACCTTCGCTCAGGGGATTTCCGCCTTCGTCGGTTACGAAGCCCTGGTGGGCTACGACCGCATCAGCAGCCACCGCGTCACCCTAGGCGCCCGCGTCCAGTTCTGA
- a CDS encoding DUF4384 domain-containing protein: MKACLPSFLYPLRHVLLSTGIACFISACGINPQDVDLDLNTSLPEVKTTVFSEAIHNLGRLNAIYGRDPLYIMAKPAFDRTGTSLPTQGEIPQDISEMVKSSLNAIGGGIWYVPYDPEFMLNTAQTGYSEWGDKLLPNVVLVGGLTEFDRGLVTKEEGADVSGSAEELGVPMGLDFEDTRKSSLARITLDFNLLDFKTFTGIPFMQAVNSIQVHKGLGVDQLGFTVYGQTLGLRGNIKKIQGRHAATRLLVQLSILQIIGKYQKLPYWRLIPNAEPDPVVLDALRDEFYRMEQPDRIAKIQELLYLYGKDVEITGMLDARTRNAISQFKKEKNLAAPDVSEAVYLALFESVPLGRETLARRQRVDRLLAAYNQRLRELAFQAQAAPTAAAEPQTLPSKATPRIGQKKPRPAEPEKKKSLGDVRVWLSKSAYQIGEPLEIFFEVTEPMFVRIITINSVGKMATLFPNPYQNDNFARPGKVYRIPPANAPVKLTVGAPVGTDTIYAIASVNPIPADSLPLDDQGHVVAEGRGKRFAFAEEAFQVLPNGASQAAVKTGDQP; the protein is encoded by the coding sequence ATGAAAGCCTGCCTGCCATCTTTCCTCTACCCGCTTCGCCATGTTCTGTTATCCACTGGGATAGCCTGCTTCATCTCTGCCTGCGGCATTAACCCCCAGGATGTAGACCTGGATTTGAATACTTCCTTGCCTGAAGTTAAAACTACCGTTTTTAGCGAAGCAATCCATAATCTGGGCCGTCTCAATGCCATCTATGGCAGGGATCCGCTCTATATTATGGCAAAACCGGCCTTCGATCGTACCGGCACATCTCTTCCCACCCAAGGCGAAATCCCCCAAGATATTTCAGAAATGGTGAAAAGCAGCCTGAACGCCATCGGAGGTGGTATCTGGTATGTGCCATACGATCCGGAATTCATGCTTAATACCGCTCAGACCGGCTATTCAGAATGGGGCGACAAATTGCTACCCAATGTAGTCCTGGTGGGAGGACTGACCGAATTCGATCGGGGCCTGGTTACCAAGGAAGAAGGCGCTGATGTCAGTGGCAGCGCTGAAGAATTGGGAGTCCCCATGGGGCTTGACTTCGAGGATACTCGCAAAAGCTCTCTGGCCCGCATTACGCTCGATTTCAACCTATTGGATTTCAAGACTTTTACCGGCATTCCCTTCATGCAAGCGGTTAACTCCATTCAGGTTCACAAAGGACTCGGCGTCGATCAGCTGGGATTCACCGTCTACGGCCAAACCCTGGGGCTTCGGGGCAATATCAAGAAAATCCAGGGACGCCATGCTGCCACCCGCCTGCTGGTCCAGCTCAGCATCCTGCAAATTATTGGCAAATACCAAAAATTACCCTATTGGCGGCTGATTCCCAATGCCGAGCCGGATCCAGTGGTACTCGACGCCCTGCGCGACGAGTTTTACCGCATGGAACAGCCGGACCGGATCGCAAAAATCCAGGAGCTGCTGTACCTGTATGGAAAAGACGTGGAAATCACCGGTATGCTCGATGCCAGGACCCGCAATGCCATCTCACAGTTCAAAAAAGAGAAGAACCTTGCCGCTCCGGATGTGAGCGAAGCCGTTTACTTGGCATTGTTCGAGAGCGTTCCCCTGGGTCGGGAGACGCTCGCACGTCGCCAACGGGTTGACAGGCTGCTGGCGGCCTATAACCAGCGCTTGCGTGAACTGGCCTTCCAGGCCCAGGCAGCTCCGACCGCCGCCGCCGAACCGCAAACGCTGCCATCCAAAGCGACACCTCGTATCGGGCAAAAGAAACCGCGACCGGCCGAACCCGAGAAGAAGAAATCCCTGGGCGACGTGCGGGTGTGGCTGAGCAAATCGGCCTACCAGATCGGCGAGCCACTGGAAATCTTCTTCGAAGTGACCGAACCGATGTTCGTACGGATCATCACCATCAATTCGGTGGGCAAGATGGCCACCCTATTTCCCAACCCCTATCAGAATGACAATTTCGCCCGCCCTGGAAAGGTCTATCGGATTCCACCCGCCAATGCTCCGGTGAAATTGACGGTAGGGGCCCCCGTGGGGACGGATACCATTTACGCCATCGCTTCGGTCAACCCCATCCCCGCCGATTCCCTTCCGCTGGATGACCAGGGGCACGTGGTCGCCGAAGGAAGAGGGAAGCGTTTCGCCTTCGCCGAAGAGGCGTTTCAGGTTCTGCCCAACGGCGCCAGCCAAGCCGCGGTAAAGACGGGAGACCAGCCATGA
- a CDS encoding O-antigen ligase family protein, with the protein MKWKPPGSAESGIFFYLLTFALPLPIDLGLLGLAVCGSHAALSRAPRFSYPAWLGLPPFLLSAGLGCLLSPDQTRALHLMLALIPATMIYLLLAGYFERRHTSTLAWVLTALILDLGGWLLITAILHPGQSPPEWVIASGLTAFRVPNDIVLFAILLPFPLALLDGAGHRSRWLCWSALAVVLLLTVIYRSRLTLLVSTVTVGTFFLLAGKRWQLLRGLAFLAVSVLVLDGVLGFRLSGKFLSTWSSRLPLWLTAWRMFLDAPGLGHGTGSYLSLYRQYLDPADLPAWIVFDQRLTPWAHNLYLELLAELGLVGFLSFLGLVSLPLRNLLAFPEKSLFEYAFIAALAGFSIAALFELSLWRQWVGLTLLTIIGLMSSDQHCGQ; encoded by the coding sequence TTGAAGTGGAAACCGCCCGGCAGCGCAGAAAGCGGGATATTTTTCTATCTACTCACTTTCGCCCTGCCGCTGCCCATCGACCTGGGTCTGCTCGGGCTGGCCGTTTGCGGCAGTCATGCTGCCTTGAGCCGGGCGCCTCGTTTTTCCTATCCGGCATGGCTCGGCCTGCCCCCTTTTCTCTTGTCAGCCGGGCTGGGTTGCTTGCTCAGCCCGGATCAGACCAGGGCCTTGCACCTGATGCTGGCTTTGATTCCCGCCACCATGATCTATCTTCTGCTGGCAGGGTACTTCGAGCGCCGCCACACATCCACCCTGGCCTGGGTACTGACCGCCCTCATCCTGGATCTGGGCGGTTGGTTGCTGATCACTGCCATTCTGCACCCCGGTCAATCACCTCCCGAATGGGTAATCGCCAGTGGTCTGACAGCCTTCCGGGTTCCCAACGACATCGTCCTGTTCGCCATTTTGCTGCCTTTTCCGCTCGCTCTGCTTGATGGAGCCGGTCATCGCAGCCGCTGGCTTTGTTGGAGCGCGTTGGCTGTCGTTCTCCTGCTCACAGTAATCTATCGTAGCCGCCTGACGCTTCTGGTCAGCACCGTGACGGTCGGCACTTTCTTCCTTCTGGCAGGAAAACGATGGCAATTGCTCCGGGGGCTGGCCTTTCTGGCCGTCTCCGTCCTGGTCCTCGACGGCGTGCTGGGATTCCGCCTGTCCGGAAAGTTCCTGTCAACCTGGAGCAGCCGTCTGCCCCTGTGGCTGACGGCCTGGCGCATGTTTCTCGACGCACCGGGGCTTGGCCACGGTACAGGCAGCTATCTCAGCCTGTATCGGCAATACCTTGATCCTGCCGATTTACCCGCCTGGATCGTCTTCGATCAACGGCTCACTCCCTGGGCCCATAATTTGTATCTGGAGCTGCTGGCAGAACTGGGATTGGTCGGTTTCCTGAGTTTCTTGGGGCTGGTTTCCCTGCCGTTAAGAAACCTGCTTGCTTTTCCTGAAAAAAGCTTATTCGAATATGCTTTTATTGCTGCGCTTGCCGGTTTCTCCATTGCCGCCCTGTTTGAGCTCAGTCTGTGGCGCCAATGGGTAGGGTTGACTTTGCTGACCATAATTGGTTTGATGAGCAGCGATCAACATTGCGGCCAATGA
- the argS gene encoding arginine--tRNA ligase yields MKDQLRSLLEKAVDRLQRQGMLPSDVQAVVKVDRTRDAAHGDFATNVALVLAKAAGKPPRQLAEAIVAALPRESWIRKVEIAGPGFINFFIDPAAQFAIVGRILEQGGRFGHSDIGGGRRVHIEFVSANPTGPLHVGHGRGAAYGASVANLLAAAGFRVHREYYVNDAGRQMDILTVSIWMRYLQACGEAVPFPANGYRGDYIRDIAQALHARVGDRYRRPAAEVLAGLPPDAPEGDKEAYIDALIVRARQLLGEAAYEDIFQTGLQAILADIREDLEAFGVHYDQWFSERYLVRAGRVEQALETLRRGGWLYEQDGAVWFASSRLGDEKDRVVVRDNGQYTYFASDIAYHLDKLERGFEHLIDVWGADHHGYVPRLKAAIQALGADPDVLEVRLVQFAVLYRGKEKVPMSTRAGEFVTLRQLREEVGKDAARFFYVMRKPEQHLDFDLELAVSQSNDNPVYYVQYAHARVCSVFRQLRERGWEWDREAGLENLPRLTESHEQALLATLGRYPEVVERAALLREPHQLTHYLRELAAEFHTYYNAHTFLVEDATLRDARLCLIAAVRQTIANGLGLLDVSAPESM; encoded by the coding sequence ATGAAAGACCAGCTGCGAAGTTTGTTGGAGAAGGCGGTCGATCGTCTGCAACGGCAGGGTATGTTGCCGTCCGACGTTCAGGCCGTCGTCAAAGTGGACCGCACCCGCGATGCCGCTCACGGGGATTTCGCCACCAATGTCGCTTTGGTTCTGGCCAAGGCGGCGGGGAAACCGCCCCGGCAACTGGCGGAGGCCATCGTTGCGGCGTTGCCCCGGGAATCGTGGATTCGCAAGGTCGAGATCGCCGGCCCCGGCTTTATCAATTTCTTCATCGATCCGGCGGCCCAGTTCGCCATCGTCGGTAGGATCCTGGAACAGGGCGGGCGCTTTGGCCACAGCGACATCGGCGGGGGGCGGCGCGTTCACATCGAGTTTGTCTCCGCCAACCCCACCGGGCCCCTGCATGTCGGCCACGGCCGCGGCGCCGCCTACGGGGCCAGCGTCGCCAATCTGCTGGCCGCGGCCGGTTTCCGGGTGCACCGGGAGTATTACGTCAACGATGCAGGCCGTCAGATGGACATCCTCACCGTCAGCATCTGGATGCGCTATCTGCAAGCGTGTGGCGAGGCGGTGCCGTTTCCCGCCAACGGTTACCGCGGTGATTACATCCGCGACATCGCCCAGGCGCTGCACGCGCGCGTCGGCGACCGCTACCGTCGCCCGGCGGCCGAAGTGCTCGCCGGTCTGCCGCCGGACGCCCCGGAAGGGGACAAGGAAGCCTACATCGACGCCCTGATCGTGCGGGCCAGACAGCTGTTGGGAGAGGCGGCTTACGAGGACATCTTCCAGACCGGCCTGCAGGCGATCTTGGCCGACATCCGCGAAGACCTGGAGGCCTTCGGCGTTCACTATGACCAGTGGTTCTCGGAACGGTACCTGGTCCGCGCCGGGCGGGTCGAGCAGGCGCTGGAGACGCTGCGCCGGGGCGGCTGGCTGTACGAGCAGGACGGCGCCGTCTGGTTCGCCTCCAGCCGGCTGGGGGACGAGAAGGACCGGGTGGTGGTGCGTGACAACGGCCAGTACACCTATTTCGCCTCCGACATCGCCTATCACCTGGACAAGCTCGAACGGGGGTTCGAACATCTGATCGACGTCTGGGGCGCCGACCATCACGGTTACGTGCCCCGGCTGAAGGCGGCGATCCAGGCCCTGGGGGCCGATCCGGACGTCCTGGAGGTCAGACTGGTGCAGTTTGCCGTCCTCTACCGCGGCAAGGAGAAGGTGCCCATGTCCACCCGCGCCGGGGAATTCGTCACCCTGCGCCAGCTGCGGGAGGAGGTCGGCAAGGACGCGGCCCGCTTCTTCTACGTGATGCGCAAGCCGGAACAGCATCTGGATTTCGACCTGGAGCTGGCGGTGTCCCAGTCCAACGACAATCCGGTCTATTACGTCCAGTACGCCCACGCGCGGGTGTGCAGCGTGTTCCGCCAGTTGCGCGAGAGGGGCTGGGAATGGGACCGGGAGGCCGGACTGGAGAACCTGCCGCGGCTGACCGAATCCCACGAGCAGGCGCTGCTCGCCACCCTCGGGCGCTATCCGGAGGTGGTCGAGCGCGCCGCCCTGCTGCGCGAGCCCCATCAGCTGACCCACTATCTGCGCGAGCTGGCGGCCGAATTCCATACCTATTACAACGCCCATACCTTCCTGGTGGAAGATGCCACCTTGCGCGATGCCCGCCTGTGCCTGATCGCGGCGGTGCGGCAGACGATCGCCAACGGTCTGGGGTTGTTGGACGTCAGCGCCCCCGAGTCGATGTAG
- a CDS encoding ISAs1 family transposase, with amino-acid sequence MLEKPLALSEVFVSIPDPRQSSKVTYDLVEVLVVVVCAVICGADTLVEIELWGKEKLDWLRRYVPLPHGIPSHDTLGRILAMIDPEAFGSAFQRWAVSVVPALEGQVIAIDGKTSRRSRSKGQDPLHLVSAFAAQYRLVVGQEAVADKSNEKTAIPALLETLALKGCVVTLDAMGTDPKIAKAIRDRGADYVLAVKDNQKGLSESIRDFFQAFQDAPDKTPHQQCETVDKAHGRLEVRRCYVFDQLDGLDRPQRWPDLACFAVVESERTVAGKTTRERRFYITSLPADAERLASAVRQHWAVENPLHWCMDVVFNDDQMRLRTRHAAHNLALLKQMVLNLFRLDHTKRRGGIKARRLLAASSDHYRAQLLGWT; translated from the coding sequence ATGCTGGAAAAGCCCCTGGCGCTGAGCGAGGTGTTCGTATCGATTCCGGACCCGCGACAATCATCGAAGGTAACTTACGATCTGGTGGAAGTGCTGGTGGTTGTGGTGTGCGCGGTGATCTGCGGTGCCGATACGTTGGTGGAGATTGAACTTTGGGGCAAAGAGAAGCTGGATTGGCTGCGTCGATATGTGCCCTTGCCGCATGGGATTCCGTCCCACGACACCCTAGGGAGGATTTTGGCGATGATCGATCCGGAAGCGTTCGGATCGGCCTTCCAGCGCTGGGCGGTGAGCGTGGTTCCGGCATTGGAAGGTCAGGTGATCGCCATCGACGGCAAGACCAGTCGGCGCAGCCGGTCCAAGGGGCAGGATCCCCTGCATCTGGTCAGTGCCTTTGCGGCTCAGTACCGGTTGGTGGTCGGTCAAGAGGCGGTGGCCGACAAATCCAACGAGAAGACGGCCATTCCCGCCCTGCTGGAGACCCTGGCCTTGAAAGGATGCGTGGTGACCCTCGATGCCATGGGGACCGATCCCAAGATTGCCAAGGCCATCCGTGACCGGGGGGCCGACTATGTACTGGCGGTCAAGGACAACCAGAAAGGTCTGTCCGAATCGATCCGGGATTTCTTCCAGGCCTTTCAGGACGCGCCGGACAAAACCCCGCATCAGCAATGCGAGACGGTCGACAAGGCGCATGGTCGCCTGGAAGTGCGACGCTGCTATGTGTTCGACCAGCTCGACGGCCTGGACCGGCCCCAGCGCTGGCCGGATCTGGCCTGCTTTGCCGTGGTCGAGTCCGAACGCACCGTCGCCGGCAAAACCACCCGGGAACGGCGTTTCTACATCACCAGCCTGCCGGCCGATGCCGAACGGCTGGCCTCGGCGGTGCGCCAGCATTGGGCGGTGGAGAACCCGCTTCACTGGTGTATGGATGTCGTATTCAACGATGATCAGATGCGCCTTCGAACCCGACATGCGGCTCATAACCTGGCGCTGCTCAAACAGATGGTGCTCAATCTCTTTCGCCTCGACCACACCAAACGCCGCGGGGGCATCAAGGCAAGACGGCTCCTGGCCGCCTCCAGTGACCACTACCGGGCTCAGTTGCTTGGATGGACGTAG